The window AAGTACACCACGGGGCCGTATGGATATGTTCGCCCCTGACGCCCGCCGCCTCCAGAATCCGCCTGTTGAGCAACGCGAGGTTGAGTCGCCCGCCCGCTCCGGGGTGGTGGCGGATGTCCGTCGAGGTACCGAATTCCCGGGCGAACATACCCGCCACCTCCGGACCCACCGTGTAGCAGCACGCCCCGATGGACGGGCCGATTCCGACCAGCAATCTTTCGGGAGAAGCGCCGAAACGTTCCCGCATCAGGCTGACGGCTCGGGCTGCGATCCGGCCCAGGGTCCCCCGCCAGCCGGCGTGCACCAAGGCGATCGCGGGCCGCACCGGATCGTAAAAGAAGAGCGGCACACAGTCACCGTAGAAAGTGACGAGCGGCACCCCCGGAATATCGGTGGCTAGGCCGTCGGCCCCGGGCACCGCCCCGTTCGGGTCAAGAGCCCCCCGGCCTCGGTCGGCCGCCCCCACCACCGCGATCTCCGTCCCGTGCACCTGGGCGCAGGCCACCAGGTCCCGGTGGTTCAACCCGAGCGCGTCACAGAAAAAGGCACGGTTTTTGAGCACTGTTTCCGGGTCGTCACCCACGTGGAGTCCCAGGTTCAACGTACTGTAGGGACCCCGGCTCCAGCCACCCCGGCGGCTGCTGAAGGCGGCCCGAACACCGCCCTCCCGCGCGAATCCGGGAACGGCATAGTAGACCAGCTCGCCGGCCCTTTGCGCCCGAAAACCCGAACTAGCTTTCGCTTCGTCCATTTTCGTCCCCCGCACCGCCGGCCAGATCGGCATCCAGGGCAACCAGTTTCTGTAACACGCGGTTGTATGCCTCCGGTTCGGGATGCATCTTCAGATACGCTTCCGTCCGGGTGCGCAAGCCGGAAAACACCTGCCACAGCCTTTCCTCCACCGTCCGCCCCGGACCCAGAATGACCGTCTCCTGCCATCCGGGCCGGTAAGCCTCAAACCCGGCCATCCCCAACAATTCCTGCAACGCCGCGACGGCGTTGGCTTCCCCGTGCACCAGGAAGATCCGGCGCGGGCGCACTTGGAATTTGGCCACCCACTCCAAAAGCATTTTCTGGTCGGCGTGGGCCGAGAACCCGTTCACGTTCACGATGTCGGCCTTGACCATGATGTCCTCACCAAAGAGCCTTACCCTCTGCGCCCCTTCCACCAGGTACCGGCCCAGGGTGCCCTCGGCCTGATATCCTACAAACAAAACGGTGGATTCCGGACGCCAGAGGTTGTGTTTCAAGTGGTGCCTGATCCGGCCGCCGTCACACATGCCGCTGCCAGCGATGATGATGTTCGGACCGGGCGACTCGTTCAGGGCCCGGGACTCTTCCACCGTCCGGGCTAACTTCAGGTGCGGCGCGCCCAGGGGATCGATCCCGCTGGCTACGAGATTACTCGTTTCCTCGTCGAAGCATTGCGGATACCGGCCGAAAACCCGGGTAATGGCCACGGCCAGGGGACTGTCCAGCCAGACGTCCACCGGCGGCAGTTCCCCGTTCCGGTCCAAGGTAAAAATATAGTAGATAAGGTCTTGGGTGCGCTCCACGGCGAAGGCGGGAATCAACAGGTTGCCGCCCTTGTTGTACGTATTCCAGATCGCCCTCTTCAGGGCTTCCCGGCCCGCCTCCTCGCTGGGCAGGTGCATCCGGTCCCCGTAGGTCGATTCCATGACCAGGTAATCGGCATCCAACACGCTGGTTGGATTGCGAACAAACGGCTTGCCCTGATTCCCCAGATCACCGGAGAAAACAAGCTTGGTTTCCCCCGCTGGTCCGGCGACCCGGACCTGGATCAGGGCACTGCCCAGGATGTGGCCGGCATCGCGGAAACAGCAGTCCACACCGTCGGCCAGAGTGATCGTCCGGTCGTAGTCGACCGGCGCGAAGTACTCGAGGCACCTGTAGGCGTCGTCCTCGGTGTAAATCGGTGAGAGCTGGGGCTGCCCCGACCGTTTGGCCTTTCGGTTTTTGAAGGCCACCTCTGATTCCTGGATAGAGCCGCTGTCCGGCAACAGCACGCGGCACAGTTCCACGGTACACCTGGTGGCCAGGATGCGGCCGCGGAACCCGTGCTTGACGAGTTTCGGCAAAAGTCCGCTGTGGTCGATGTGGGCGTGGGTCAACAGTACCAGATTGATACTGTCCGGGGCGAAGGGGAACGGTTCGTAGTTTCTTTTTCGAATTTCCTTGCGGCCCTGGAACAAGCCGCAGTCCACCAGGAGCCGCAGCTTGCCCGTGTCCAGCAGGAAACAGGACCCGGTAACCGTGTCGGTGGCACCGTAGAAAGTCAGACGCAACGCCGACGCGCCTCCCAACTGGTCTTCGACAACTGACTAGATTATAGCCGTTTATCCCGTTAGACAGCAACCGGATTCAGGGGGACATCACGACAGGGATAGTGGTGTCTTCAAACGGGCGTAAAAGAAGCCGGCCGCCGCTGTTTTCTGGACGACCCTTTACCCGCCGCGACCGGGGGACTTGCTCCTTTTTCCGGCCGCTACCTTGTCGCTTGCAGACACAGCTGACTTCCGGAAAAAGGTGCCTGTCTCCTTTGGACCTTGACAGCCGCAGGGCGGTAGGCTTAAGCTTAGGAACGAAAGGAGCGGTCTTATTGTGCCGGTATATGAATTTAGATGCCCCTGGTGTCAGAAGAAATTTGAGAAACTGTGCCGCCTCGGTGAAACCGGAGAGCACCTCGCCTGCCCGGAATGCGAGATTCCCGGCGCGGTCCGGATCGTTTCCGGGTTCAGTTCACCGGGCACGGAGGGCGGGAAGGGAGACGCCTGCGGGCCCTGCACCAAGTCCAGCTGTGCCGGGTGCCGTTGACGGGCGTCGTTTTGGGGGCATGGAGGGCAAAGGCAACGCCTGGTTGATCGGGGATTCGCTTTCCTATCCGCCGCCTGCTATCTGCGCGCCGGGAAGCGTTCGGTGTAATCGGGCACTTCTACCAGGATTACGTCCACTCCGATCTTGACGATCTTTTCCCAGGGGACTACGATTTCCTCGTCACGCCCAAAAAAGCCGAGTACCCGGGAGGAGCCGGCCAGGATGAGGGCGCTGATCCGCCCGTTGTCGAGGTCGATATCGATATCCTTGATCAACCCCATGCGCCGGCCGTCGATAACATTCACGATTTCGCGCATCCGGAGCTCGGACACCTTGAGCATCTGGATCACCCTGTAAATTATATGCCCCGTGCCGTCCGGAAGAACAAAAACCGCCCCGAACCGGGACGGCCCTGGATGCTTACTTGGGAGAGTCTAGGTCCGCTTCTCTTTTTCTTTGCCGTTCAGGTGCCCGGCCAGGTTCGCCGCAAAGGCCGTGGACCTTTCCCAAAGCTCGGCGGCTTTGAACCTGACTTCCAGCCGGTCGGGCCCGGCGGCGGCGAGAGCGCCTGCCGGGGTGTCAACCGGCCCCGCTTGGGGCTCGGCATTCACGAAGCAAAGCGGCGGGAAGAGCACGCACCACCAGTTCGCGCCGTTTCCGGCGCCGAGCGTGACCTGGACCGCCTGATACTCACCGGCGGCTAGGGTCAGGTCTCCATAAGTCCGGGTCGGAAACGGGAAGATGCCGTAACGCACCTCGACAGGATATTCCTTGCCGGCTTTTGCCACTTCCGCCTCACTGACCTGTTGGATCATGACCAGGTTTTCGCCGATCACCCGCCCGGCCTCCCGGGCGTCGCTCACCCCAAGCACGAGGGGACGTACATTTTCGACCACCGCCCCCCGTACCCGGTGCTTCAAAACCTGGTCGGCCTCATCGTCGCTGTTGGGCACGATGTGAATCCGGATCAGGTTGTCCTGGTTATATGCGATTACGGCCGCCTCCTGGTGCCAGTGCATCGCGACGGCTCCCGCCAACAGCGCGCCCACGATCATCAGCTTTGCTATATGCATTTCCACAACAGCACCTCACTTTGAGGGTCAGATGTATTTGCGCATGTGGCTTAAGGCCGCTTTTTCCAGCCTGGACACCTGCGCCTGGGAAATGCCGATTTCCTCGGCCACCTCCATTTGCGTCTTCCCCTCGAAAAACCGCAGGGTTAGAATGAGTTTTTCCCGTTCGTTCAGTTTGCGGATCGCGTCCCGGATCGCGATGTCCTCCAGCCAGTTGGCATCGGCGTTCCTTTCGTCTGAAACCTGATCCATCACAAAGATCGGGTCGCCGTCGTGGTAGATCGGTTCGAAAAGTGAGATCGGTTCCTGAATGGAGTCCAGGGCGAACACGATTTCCTCGCGGGGGATATTCAATTCTTGGGCGATCTCGCTCACCGACGGCTCGCGCGAAAACCGGTTGGCCAGGTTGTCCCGGATCTGGAGTGCCTTGTACGCCACGTCGCGCAAGGAACGCGAGACCCGGATGGGGTTGTTGTCCCGGAGGTAGCGTCTGATTTCGCCGATGATCATCGGCACGGCGTAGGTGGAGAACTTGACGTTCTGGCCCAGGTCAAAGTTGTCAATCGCCTTGATCAAGCCGATACAGCCGACCTGGAACAGGTCGTCCACAAACTCACCGCGGTTGGTGAACCTTTGGATCACGCTCAAGACCAGCCTGAGGTTGCCGTTGATGAGTTTGGACCGGGCCGAGGGATCTCCGGCTTGCATCTCCTGGAACAACTGCCGCATTTCAGCGGCGGTCAAGACGGGGAGCTTGGATGTATTGACCCCGCAAATCTCCACCTTGTTGACCACAACCCGGCCTCCCTACATTATTTGATTGTCCTCATTATTGCCGTGTCCGAATGCGTTTATACCCGCGCCGCGGCCCGCCCGGCCGCCTGGCGGCCAGAAAAAACCAACGCCCCGGTCGGCACCGGAGCAGGTCTTGTTTGACTGATTGGCGGGCTTGGGAGGTCTTTCTTACCCGAAGCGGTAGATTTCTTTCTTGAGGCGGTTGATGATCCGTTTTTCGAGGCGCGAGATGTAGGACTGGGAGATGCCCAGCAGGTCGGCCACTTCTTTCTGCGTCTTTTCTTCACCGTTGTTCAGGCCGAAGCGCAGTTCCATGATCTTGCGTTCACGCTGGGACAGCTTCTGGAGAGCCAAGCGGAGTAACTTGTGATCCACTTCCATCTCCAGGTCTTTATAGATGATGTCGGAGTCGGTGCCCAACACGTCCGAAAGCAAGAGTTCGTTGCCGTCCCAGTCTATGTTCAGCGGTTCCTCGAAGGAGATTTCCCCGCGGACCTTGCTGTTGCGGCGCAGGTACATCAGAATCTCGTTTTCGATGCAGCGTGAAGCATAGGTGGCCAGCTTGATTCGTTTCCGGGGGTCG is drawn from Candidatus Desulforudis audaxviator MP104C and contains these coding sequences:
- the pgeF gene encoding peptidoglycan editing factor PgeF; protein product: MDEAKASSGFRAQRAGELVYYAVPGFAREGGVRAAFSSRRGGWSRGPYSTLNLGLHVGDDPETVLKNRAFFCDALGLNHRDLVACAQVHGTEIAVVGAADRGRGALDPNGAVPGADGLATDIPGVPLVTFYGDCVPLFFYDPVRPAIALVHAGWRGTLGRIAARAVSLMRERFGASPERLLVGIGPSIGACCYTVGPEVAGMFAREFGTSTDIRHHPGAGGRLNLALLNRRILEAAGVRGEHIHTAPWCTSCHPEEFFSHRASRGTTGRMAAIMALE
- a CDS encoding MBL fold metallo-hydrolase RNA specificity domain-containing protein, which translates into the protein MRLTFYGATDTVTGSCFLLDTGKLRLLVDCGLFQGRKEIRKRNYEPFPFAPDSINLVLLTHAHIDHSGLLPKLVKHGFRGRILATRCTVELCRVLLPDSGSIQESEVAFKNRKAKRSGQPQLSPIYTEDDAYRCLEYFAPVDYDRTITLADGVDCCFRDAGHILGSALIQVRVAGPAGETKLVFSGDLGNQGKPFVRNPTSVLDADYLVMESTYGDRMHLPSEEAGREALKRAIWNTYNKGGNLLIPAFAVERTQDLIYYIFTLDRNGELPPVDVWLDSPLAVAITRVFGRYPQCFDEETSNLVASGIDPLGAPHLKLARTVEESRALNESPGPNIIIAGSGMCDGGRIRHHLKHNLWRPESTVLFVGYQAEGTLGRYLVEGAQRVRLFGEDIMVKADIVNVNGFSAHADQKMLLEWVAKFQVRPRRIFLVHGEANAVAALQELLGMAGFEAYRPGWQETVILGPGRTVEERLWQVFSGLRTRTEAYLKMHPEPEAYNRVLQKLVALDADLAGGAGDENGRSES
- a CDS encoding FmdB family zinc ribbon protein, yielding MPVYEFRCPWCQKKFEKLCRLGETGEHLACPECEIPGAVRIVSGFSSPGTEGGKGDACGPCTKSSCAGCR
- a CDS encoding YlmC/YmxH family sporulation protein, producing the protein MLKVSELRMREIVNVIDGRRMGLIKDIDIDLDNGRISALILAGSSRVLGFFGRDEEIVVPWEKIVKIGVDVILVEVPDYTERFPARR
- the spoIIR gene encoding stage II sporulation protein R, with amino-acid sequence MHIAKLMIVGALLAGAVAMHWHQEAAVIAYNQDNLIRIHIVPNSDDEADQVLKHRVRGAVVENVRPLVLGVSDAREAGRVIGENLVMIQQVSEAEVAKAGKEYPVEVRYGIFPFPTRTYGDLTLAAGEYQAVQVTLGAGNGANWWCVLFPPLCFVNAEPQAGPVDTPAGALAAAGPDRLEVRFKAAELWERSTAFAANLAGHLNGKEKEKRT
- the sigG gene encoding RNA polymerase sporulation sigma factor SigG, whose amino-acid sequence is MVNKVEICGVNTSKLPVLTAAEMRQLFQEMQAGDPSARSKLINGNLRLVLSVIQRFTNRGEFVDDLFQVGCIGLIKAIDNFDLGQNVKFSTYAVPMIIGEIRRYLRDNNPIRVSRSLRDVAYKALQIRDNLANRFSREPSVSEIAQELNIPREEIVFALDSIQEPISLFEPIYHDGDPIFVMDQVSDERNADANWLEDIAIRDAIRKLNEREKLILTLRFFEGKTQMEVAEEIGISQAQVSRLEKAALSHMRKYI
- the sigE gene encoding RNA polymerase sporulation sigma factor SigE, yielding MRQAWQIRLYLRLLAVRLLRSVGYHPEGHYVGSSETLPPPLTVDEETGLISRLEAGDHGVRSTLIERNLRLVVYIARKFESTGVGIEDMVSIGTIGLIKAVNTFDPRKRIKLATYASRCIENEILMYLRRNSKVRGEISFEEPLNIDWDGNELLLSDVLGTDSDIIYKDLEMEVDHKLLRLALQKLSQRERKIMELRFGLNNGEEKTQKEVADLLGISQSYISRLEKRIINRLKKEIYRFG